Proteins from a single region of Halanaerobiales bacterium:
- a CDS encoding sodium:proton antiporter has protein sequence MSNLVGNFSKDSLKKWLFLTFLVVALSFLLSSVGFAQNNTSDHYGIYSIIPPALALILAFATRQVVPSLFLGIVAGGIISGNYDIVGHYLIPSLGSPDYSKILLVYLWFLGGLIGLWTRTGGAQKFALWASKKMVRGRKTAKLFAWIMGVVFHQGGTISTILAGSTVRPVCDEAGVSHEELSYIVDSTASPIATLVPFNAWPIYIAGLVAGTIPLIPDQQAGVNFFFKAIPFNFYAFIAILFTFLLSIEKLPFIGEKMRKAIKRVKETGKVNRDGARPLSSDELTETEIPDGYNSSILDFLIPLGTLLGIGVIPKFIVGKLYIPQAFMFAVISAILVALFKGMSLENVIDAFVD, from the coding sequence ATGAGTAATTTAGTAGGAAATTTTTCAAAAGATTCTCTGAAAAAATGGTTGTTTTTAACTTTTTTAGTTGTTGCATTATCATTTTTATTAAGTAGTGTTGGCTTTGCCCAAAATAACACTTCAGATCATTATGGTATCTATTCTATAATCCCTCCAGCATTAGCCTTAATTTTAGCTTTTGCTACCAGACAGGTTGTTCCTTCACTTTTTTTAGGTATAGTTGCTGGCGGTATTATTTCAGGAAATTATGATATTGTAGGCCATTACCTTATACCATCTTTAGGTTCACCAGATTATTCTAAAATATTATTAGTATATCTCTGGTTTTTAGGAGGATTAATAGGGCTTTGGACCAGAACCGGTGGTGCACAAAAATTTGCCCTTTGGGCCAGTAAAAAAATGGTAAGAGGAAGAAAAACAGCCAAATTATTTGCCTGGATTATGGGAGTTGTTTTTCATCAGGGAGGAACTATAAGTACAATTTTAGCCGGTAGTACAGTAAGACCGGTTTGTGACGAAGCAGGAGTATCTCATGAAGAATTATCTTACATTGTAGACTCTACAGCTTCTCCAATAGCCACTTTGGTTCCTTTTAATGCCTGGCCAATTTATATTGCTGGATTGGTAGCTGGAACAATTCCTTTAATCCCTGATCAACAGGCCGGAGTAAACTTCTTTTTTAAAGCAATTCCATTCAATTTTTATGCTTTTATAGCAATTCTATTTACTTTTTTACTATCAATTGAAAAACTGCCTTTTATTGGTGAAAAAATGAGAAAGGCTATAAAAAGAGTTAAAGAAACTGGAAAAGTTAATCGAGATGGAGCAAGACCTCTATCTTCTGATGAACTTACAGAAACTGAAATTCCTGATGGTTATAATAGTAGTATTTTAGATTTTCTTATTCCACTTGGAACCCTCTTAGGAATTGGAGTTATTCCTAAATTTATAGTCGGAAAATTATATATACCTCAAGCCTTTATGTTTGCTGTAATCTCAGCAATTCTGGTAGCTTTATTTAAAGGTATGAGTTTAGAAAATGTAATTGATGCTTTTGTTGAT
- a CDS encoding response regulator — MKFFIVEDDFNIVTLLKKIINDRNLGTVISHSLNSEKAKEDILILKPDIVLIDLLMPKKDGITLMKEIKEEDQNINFIMISQVQEKDMISKAYQNGVEYYISKPINAIEVENVIKKEIKQIEENKVINQINDLVDNTNLNVNLNNKKDHEQKIKKILNEIGILGESGSKDIINICSYLISSDNEIDDYTIKDICSKFNDSYKAVEQRIRRAALKGLRNLAHLGVEDYMNKTFQKYSNSLYDFKEIRNEMDYIREKNNKRGKVNFKKFIDNILFYSCS, encoded by the coding sequence ATGAAGTTTTTTATTGTAGAAGATGATTTTAATATTGTAACTCTTTTAAAAAAAATAATTAATGATAGAAATCTTGGTACTGTTATCTCACACTCACTAAATAGTGAAAAAGCTAAAGAAGATATATTGATATTAAAACCAGATATTGTTTTAATAGATTTACTGATGCCTAAAAAAGATGGTATTACTCTTATGAAAGAAATTAAAGAAGAAGATCAAAATATAAATTTTATTATGATTTCTCAGGTACAAGAAAAAGATATGATATCAAAAGCTTATCAAAATGGAGTAGAATATTATATTTCCAAACCAATAAATGCTATTGAAGTTGAAAATGTGATCAAAAAAGAAATTAAGCAAATAGAAGAAAACAAAGTTATTAATCAAATTAATGATTTAGTTGACAATACAAATTTAAATGTAAATTTAAATAATAAAAAAGATCATGAACAAAAAATAAAAAAAATATTAAATGAAATAGGTATTTTAGGTGAAAGTGGAAGTAAAGATATAATTAATATATGTTCCTATCTTATCTCAAGTGACAACGAAATTGATGATTATACTATAAAAGATATTTGCAGTAAGTTTAATGATAGTTATAAAGCTGTTGAACAAAGAATAAGACGCGCTGCTTTAAAAGGTTTAAGAAATTTAGCCCATTTAGGAGTAGAGGATTATATGAATAAAACCTTTCAAAAATATTCTAATAGCCTCTATGATTTTAAGGAAATCAGAAATGAAATGGATTATATTCGAGAAAAAAACAATAAAAGAGGAAAAGTTAATTTTAAAAAGTTTATTGATAATATTCTCTTTTATAGTTGTAGTTAA